One genomic window of Roseateles sp. DAIF2 includes the following:
- a CDS encoding LysR family transcriptional regulator, with the protein MVPSERLKGIETFVASADEGSFTAAAERLHLTSSAVGKSVARLEERLGTRLFERTTRRLALTDAGAAFYRSCVRILADLAEAEAVLAAQRSEPVGRLRMDMPATFGRLRVWPLLLRLMQQHPHLRPHVSFTDRFVDLPDEGIDVAVRIGGPDHWPAAIGHRYLGSERLIFCASPDYLARNGTPASSAELFRHDAVLYGKADGSSSPWLIAHEAGGAVERRTMEGRVIVGNAEAQVAAVKAGCGIAQLATWLGSDEIARGELVQVLPTLETDGLPLHLVWPLGRQLLPKVDAVLELLATGLRID; encoded by the coding sequence ATGGTTCCATCGGAACGCCTCAAGGGCATCGAAACCTTCGTGGCAAGCGCCGATGAAGGCAGCTTCACGGCAGCGGCGGAACGGCTGCACCTGACCAGCTCCGCCGTCGGCAAGAGCGTGGCACGGCTGGAAGAACGGCTGGGCACGCGCCTGTTCGAGCGCACCACACGCCGACTGGCCCTGACGGATGCAGGGGCCGCGTTCTACCGCAGCTGCGTGCGTATCCTGGCCGATCTGGCAGAAGCCGAAGCCGTGCTGGCCGCGCAGCGCAGCGAGCCGGTAGGTCGATTGCGCATGGACATGCCCGCCACCTTCGGCCGCCTGCGGGTCTGGCCGCTGCTGCTGCGACTGATGCAGCAGCATCCGCACCTGCGCCCGCATGTGTCGTTCACCGATCGCTTTGTCGATCTGCCGGACGAAGGCATCGACGTGGCGGTGCGCATCGGCGGGCCGGATCACTGGCCCGCCGCCATCGGGCATCGCTACCTGGGCAGCGAGCGCCTGATCTTCTGCGCCTCGCCGGACTATCTGGCCCGCAATGGCACGCCGGCATCAAGCGCCGAATTGTTCCGGCACGATGCCGTGCTGTACGGCAAGGCCGATGGAAGCTCGAGCCCTTGGCTGATCGCGCATGAAGCGGGAGGAGCGGTCGAGCGGCGCACGATGGAGGGCCGCGTCATCGTCGGCAACGCCGAGGCGCAGGTCGCCGCCGTCAAGGCCGGATGCGGCATCGCGCAACTGGCGACCTGGCTGGGAAGCGATGAAATCGCACGCGGTGAACTGGTGCAGGTGCTGCCGACACTGGAAACCGACGGCCTGCCGCTCCACCTCGTGTGGCCCCTGGGGCGGCAATTGCTGCCCAAGGTGGATGCCGTTCTGGAACTGCTGGCTACCGGGCTGCGAATTGACTAG
- a CDS encoding nitronate monooxygenase family protein: MPLPPILQNLPLPIIGSPLFIISNPKLVIEQCKAGVVGAMPALNARPAEQLDEWLAEITETLAAHNRAHPDKPAAPFAINQIVHKSNDRLEHDMALCAKYKVPIIITSLGAREDVNAAVHGWGGVVLHDIINNKFAKKAIEKGADGLIAVAAGAGGHAGVKSPFALIQEIREWFDGPLALSGSMATGDAVLAAQAMGADFAYIGSAFIATEEARATEAYKQMIVASNSDDIVYSNLFTGVHGNYLKGSIVAAGMDPDQLPEGDVSTMDFGGAGAKKAWKDIWGSGQGIGAIREVVPARVLVERLAREYRAARQRLAL; the protein is encoded by the coding sequence GTGCCCCTGCCTCCCATCCTGCAGAACCTGCCGCTGCCCATCATCGGCTCGCCGCTGTTCATCATCAGCAATCCCAAGCTGGTGATCGAGCAGTGCAAGGCCGGCGTCGTCGGCGCGATGCCCGCGCTCAATGCCCGTCCGGCCGAACAGCTGGACGAATGGCTGGCCGAGATCACCGAGACCCTGGCCGCCCACAACAGGGCCCATCCGGACAAGCCGGCCGCGCCCTTCGCGATCAACCAGATCGTGCACAAGAGCAATGACCGGCTCGAGCACGACATGGCCCTGTGCGCCAAGTACAAGGTGCCGATCATCATCACCAGCCTTGGCGCGCGCGAGGACGTCAACGCGGCGGTGCATGGCTGGGGCGGCGTGGTGCTGCACGACATCATCAACAACAAGTTCGCGAAGAAGGCGATCGAGAAGGGCGCCGACGGCCTGATCGCGGTGGCGGCCGGCGCCGGCGGCCATGCGGGCGTCAAGAGCCCGTTCGCGCTGATCCAGGAGATCCGCGAATGGTTCGACGGCCCGCTGGCGCTCTCAGGCTCGATGGCCACCGGCGACGCGGTGCTGGCGGCGCAGGCCATGGGCGCGGACTTCGCCTATATCGGCTCGGCCTTCATCGCCACCGAGGAGGCGCGCGCGACCGAGGCCTACAAGCAGATGATCGTCGCCTCCAACAGCGACGACATCGTCTACAGCAACCTCTTCACCGGCGTGCACGGCAACTACCTGAAGGGCTCGATCGTCGCGGCCGGCATGGACCCGGACCAACTGCCCGAGGGCGATGTCAGCACGATGGACTTCGGCGGCGCCGGCGCCAAGAAGGCCTGGAAGGACATCTGGGGCAGTGGCCAGGGCATCGGCGCGATCCGCGAGGTGGTGCCGGCGCGGGTGCTGGTTGAACGCCTGGCGCGCGAGTACCGGGCCGCGCGCCAGCGCCTGGCGCTCTGA
- a CDS encoding acyl-CoA dehydrogenase: MTYRAPVKDMLFDMQELAGLQQLTEQIPAFADYGPETAQAVLEECAKLNEDVIAPLNVEGDRNPSYWKDGQVFATPGFKEAFRQFADGGWQGLQHPTDFGGQGLPKTIGAACGEMINSANLSFALCPLLTDGAIEALLTAGSDDQKAMFIPKLIDGSWTGTMNLTEPQAGSDLALVRTRAEPQGDGTYKIFGTKIFITWGEHDMAENIVHLVLARVAGAPEGVKGISLFIVPKFLVNADGSLGARNDAHCVSIEHKMGIKASPTAVLQFGDHGGAIGTLIGEENRGLEYMFIMMNAARFGVGVQGIAVAERAYQKAAQYARDRVQSRPVDGSIKASAPIIHHPDVRRMLMTMRALTEGSRAMSIVAAAAYDAAHHHPDAEARQQNQAFYEFMVPLVKGYSTEMSLEVTDLGVQVHGGMGFIEETGAAQYYRDAKILTIYEGTTAIQANDLVGRKTTRDGGALARAVAGQIEATEALLGARDSAAARSVLKRLRAARQAYLDVVDFIVAQAKSNPNAAFAGSVPYLMLAGNLVAGWQLARALLVAEDKVVAGVDVSFMTAKIATARFYAEHILSRAGGLRDAIVEGADSVTALALDAF, translated from the coding sequence ATGACCTACCGCGCCCCCGTCAAAGACATGCTGTTCGACATGCAGGAACTGGCCGGCCTGCAGCAGCTGACCGAGCAGATCCCCGCCTTCGCCGACTATGGCCCCGAGACCGCCCAGGCGGTGCTGGAGGAATGCGCCAAGCTCAACGAGGATGTGATCGCGCCGCTGAATGTCGAGGGCGACCGGAACCCGTCCTACTGGAAGGACGGCCAGGTCTTCGCGACGCCCGGCTTCAAGGAGGCCTTCCGCCAGTTCGCCGACGGCGGCTGGCAGGGCCTGCAGCACCCGACCGACTTCGGCGGCCAGGGCTTGCCCAAGACCATCGGCGCCGCCTGCGGCGAGATGATCAACAGCGCCAACCTGAGCTTCGCGCTGTGCCCGCTTTTGACCGACGGCGCGATCGAGGCCCTGCTGACCGCGGGCAGCGACGACCAGAAAGCCATGTTCATCCCCAAGCTGATCGACGGCAGCTGGACCGGCACGATGAACCTGACCGAGCCGCAGGCCGGCTCCGACCTGGCCTTGGTGCGCACCCGCGCGGAGCCGCAGGGTGACGGGACCTACAAGATCTTCGGCACCAAGATCTTCATCACCTGGGGCGAGCACGACATGGCCGAGAACATCGTCCACCTCGTGCTGGCCCGCGTGGCCGGCGCGCCGGAGGGCGTCAAGGGCATCAGCCTGTTCATCGTGCCCAAGTTCCTGGTCAATGCCGACGGCTCGCTGGGCGCGCGCAACGACGCGCATTGCGTCTCGATCGAGCACAAGATGGGCATCAAGGCCAGCCCCACCGCGGTGCTGCAGTTCGGCGACCATGGTGGCGCGATCGGCACCCTGATCGGCGAGGAGAACCGCGGTCTCGAGTACATGTTCATCATGATGAACGCCGCGCGCTTCGGCGTCGGCGTGCAGGGCATCGCGGTGGCTGAGCGCGCCTACCAGAAGGCCGCGCAGTACGCGCGCGACCGCGTGCAGTCGCGCCCGGTGGACGGTTCGATCAAGGCCAGCGCGCCCATCATCCACCACCCGGACGTGCGCCGCATGCTGATGACGATGCGCGCGCTGACCGAGGGCTCGCGCGCGATGTCCATCGTCGCGGCCGCGGCCTATGACGCCGCGCATCACCATCCCGATGCCGAGGCGCGCCAACAGAACCAGGCCTTCTACGAGTTCATGGTGCCGCTGGTGAAGGGCTACAGCACCGAGATGAGCCTGGAGGTCACCGACCTGGGCGTGCAGGTGCATGGCGGCATGGGCTTCATCGAGGAGACCGGTGCGGCCCAGTACTACCGCGACGCCAAGATCCTGACCATCTACGAGGGCACGACCGCGATCCAGGCCAACGACCTGGTGGGCCGCAAGACCACGCGCGACGGCGGAGCGCTGGCGCGCGCGGTGGCCGGCCAGATCGAGGCGACCGAGGCCCTGCTCGGCGCACGCGACAGCGCCGCCGCGCGGTCGGTGCTCAAGCGCCTGCGCGCCGCGCGCCAGGCCTATCTGGACGTGGTGGACTTCATCGTGGCCCAGGCCAAGAGCAACCCGAACGCGGCCTTTGCCGGCTCGGTGCCCTATCTGATGCTGGCCGGCAATCTGGTGGCCGGCTGGCAGCTGGCGCGTGCGCTGCTGGTCGCCGAGGACAAGGTCGTGGCCGGCGTGGATGTCTCCTTCATGACAGCCAAGATCGCCACCGCGCGCTTTTATGCCGAGCACATCCTGAGTCGCGCGGGTGGTCTGCGCGATGCCATCGTCGAGGGCGCCGACAGCGTCACCGCGCTGGCGTTGGACGCCTTCTGA
- a CDS encoding electron transfer flavoprotein subunit alpha/FixB family protein: protein MTALVIAEHDNASIKGATLNTVTAALAAGGDVHVLVAGANAGAAAAAAAQIAGVAKVLHADAAQLADGLAENLAAQVIAVAGAYSHLLFPATASGKNVAPRVAALLDVAQVSDITKVVSADTFERPIYAGNAIATVQSADAVKVITVRTTGFDAAAATGGSAAVESIAAVADSGKSGFVGREVTKSDRPELTAAKIIVSGGRALGSSDKFNEVLTPLADKLGAALGASRAAVDAGYAPNDWQVGQTGKIVAPQLYIAAGISGAIQHLAGMKDSKVIVAINKDPEAPIFSVADYGLEADLFTAVPELIKAL from the coding sequence ATGACCGCTCTCGTCATCGCTGAACACGACAACGCCTCCATCAAGGGCGCCACCCTCAACACCGTGACCGCGGCCCTGGCCGCCGGTGGCGATGTGCATGTGCTGGTGGCCGGCGCCAACGCCGGTGCCGCCGCCGCCGCCGCCGCGCAGATCGCTGGCGTGGCCAAGGTGCTGCATGCCGACGCCGCCCAGTTGGCCGACGGCCTGGCCGAGAACCTGGCCGCCCAGGTGATCGCCGTGGCCGGCGCCTACAGCCACCTGCTGTTCCCCGCCACCGCCTCGGGCAAGAACGTCGCACCGCGCGTCGCCGCGCTGCTGGATGTGGCCCAGGTCAGCGACATCACCAAGGTGGTGAGCGCCGACACCTTCGAGCGCCCGATCTACGCCGGCAACGCGATCGCCACCGTGCAATCGGCCGACGCCGTCAAGGTCATCACCGTGCGCACGACCGGCTTCGACGCCGCGGCCGCCACCGGTGGTTCCGCCGCCGTCGAGTCCATCGCCGCCGTTGCCGACAGCGGTAAGAGCGGCTTCGTCGGCCGCGAGGTCACGAAGAGCGACCGCCCCGAGCTGACCGCCGCCAAGATCATCGTCTCCGGCGGCCGTGCCCTGGGTTCGAGCGACAAGTTCAACGAGGTGCTGACCCCGCTGGCCGACAAGCTGGGCGCCGCCCTGGGCGCCTCGCGCGCCGCGGTCGACGCCGGCTACGCGCCGAACGACTGGCAGGTCGGCCAGACCGGCAAGATCGTCGCGCCCCAGCTCTATATCGCCGCCGGCATCTCCGGCGCGATCCAGCATCTGGCCGGCATGAAGGATTCCAAGGTGATCGTCGCGATCAACAAGGATCCGGAAGCGCCGATCTTCTCGGTTGCCGACTATGGCCTGGAGGCCGATCTGTTCACGGCCGTGCCCGAGCTGATCAAGGCCCTCTGA
- a CDS encoding electron transfer flavoprotein subunit beta/FixA family protein, whose product MKVLVPVKRVVDYNVKVRVKSDGTGVDIANVKMSMNPFDEIAVEEAVRLKEKGVVTEVIAVSCGVTQCQETLRTAMAIGADRAILVETDAELQPLAVAKLLKALVDKEQPQLVILGKQAIDDDCNQTGQMLAALTGLPQGTFASKVEIVDGKANVTREVDGGLETVSLSLPAVVTTDLRLNEPRYVTLPNIMKAKKKQLDTVKPADLGVDVAPRIKTLKVEEPPKRSAGIKVPDVATLVSKLKNEAKVI is encoded by the coding sequence ATGAAGGTTTTGGTCCCTGTCAAACGCGTGGTCGACTACAACGTCAAGGTGCGCGTCAAGAGCGACGGCACCGGCGTGGATATCGCCAACGTCAAGATGTCGATGAACCCCTTTGACGAGATCGCCGTCGAAGAGGCCGTGCGCCTGAAGGAGAAGGGCGTGGTCACCGAGGTGATCGCCGTGTCCTGCGGCGTGACCCAGTGCCAGGAAACCCTGCGTACCGCGATGGCCATCGGCGCCGACCGCGCCATCCTGGTCGAGACCGATGCCGAACTGCAGCCGCTGGCCGTCGCCAAGCTGCTGAAGGCCCTGGTCGACAAGGAGCAGCCGCAGCTGGTGATCCTGGGCAAGCAGGCGATCGACGACGATTGCAACCAGACCGGCCAGATGCTGGCCGCGCTGACCGGCCTGCCGCAGGGCACCTTCGCCTCCAAGGTCGAGATCGTCGACGGCAAGGCGAACGTCACCCGCGAGGTCGATGGCGGCCTGGAGACCGTGTCCCTGAGCCTGCCGGCCGTGGTCACCACCGACCTGCGCCTGAACGAGCCGCGCTACGTGACCCTGCCCAACATCATGAAGGCCAAGAAGAAGCAGCTCGACACCGTCAAGCCGGCCGACCTGGGCGTGGACGTGGCGCCGCGCATCAAGACCCTGAAGGTCGAGGAGCCGCCCAAGCGCAGCGCCGGCATCAAGGTGCCCGATGTCGCGACCCTCGTCTCGAAGCTGAAGAACGAAGCCAAGGTCATCTGA
- the murI gene encoding glutamate racemase produces MNRNSPLSPLPPCIGVFDSGVGGLTVLRELRRQLPSVPLRYIADTAYAPYGSHGSDYITERSLRLAGHLIAQGARLLVVACNTATAHAVGALRARWPELPIVGTEPGIKPAVAASRNGRIAVLATVATLASERYRDLLARHADGTQVLSQPCPGLVDLIEAGDLQSPSIDALIERFCAPLREAGVDTVLLGCTHYPLIQPRLQRALGEQVQLLNIETAVAQQSVRLWQALDLPTSEGANAPLHLATTGDAAALQRFVAEALGWTDLSVEALPDL; encoded by the coding sequence ATGAACCGCAACTCTCCCCTGTCGCCGCTGCCCCCCTGCATCGGCGTTTTCGATTCCGGCGTCGGCGGCCTGACCGTGCTGCGCGAGCTGCGCCGCCAGCTGCCCTCGGTGCCGCTGCGCTATATCGCCGACACCGCCTATGCGCCCTATGGCTCGCATGGCAGCGACTACATCACCGAGCGCAGCCTGCGCCTGGCCGGGCATCTGATCGCCCAGGGCGCGCGCCTGCTGGTGGTGGCCTGCAATACCGCGACGGCCCACGCGGTCGGCGCCTTGCGCGCGCGCTGGCCCGAGCTGCCGATCGTCGGCACCGAGCCGGGCATCAAGCCCGCGGTGGCGGCCAGCCGCAACGGCCGCATCGCCGTGCTGGCCACCGTGGCCACCCTGGCCAGCGAGCGCTATCGCGACCTGCTGGCGCGCCATGCCGACGGCACCCAGGTGCTGAGCCAGCCCTGCCCCGGCCTGGTCGACCTGATCGAGGCGGGCGATCTGCAATCCCCATCGATCGATGCGCTGATCGAACGCTTCTGCGCGCCGCTGCGCGAGGCGGGCGTCGACACGGTGCTGCTGGGCTGCACCCATTACCCGCTGATCCAGCCGCGCCTGCAGCGCGCCCTGGGCGAGCAGGTGCAGCTGCTGAACATCGAGACCGCGGTGGCGCAGCAGAGCGTGCGGCTGTGGCAGGCGCTCGATCTGCCAACAAGCGAAGGCGCCAATGCCCCACTGCATCTGGCCACCACCGGCGACGCGGCCGCGCTGCAGCGCTTCGTCGCCGAGGCGCTGGGCTGGACCGATCTATCGGTCGAGGCCCTGCCCGATCTCTGA
- a CDS encoding MFS transporter — translation MGTISQDLLNEGVKKREVFGWSMYDFANSGYTTVVLTAVYNAYFVGVVAEGSPFATLLWTVLIALSSLIVMLTMPALGAYADAHAAKKRLLAVSTLGCVISTIGLALAGRGEIWPAAIAVVLSNTFYSYGESLIAAFLPELARRDALGRVSGWGWAFGYCGGMLSLGLSLAYVLQAQAQGIPATEFVPVTMLITAGLYALAALPTFLLLRERSKAQAAPQRQAAERGGGGLRRLWASWQRAQAYPDFLRLLACGTSYQAGIAVVIALAAVYAEQALGFKQAQTMALVFLVNIASALGAFAFGYFEDRVGHQRALAYTLLGWILMVLLAYLATTPTLFWIAAVIAGLCMGSSQSCGRALAGSFAPPTRLAEFFGLWTFATRLAAIIGPLTYGFVTWASAGNHRLAILSTGVFFVLGWLILRGIDMKRGMAAAQAAA, via the coding sequence GTGGGAACGATCAGCCAGGATTTGCTGAACGAGGGCGTGAAAAAGCGCGAGGTGTTCGGCTGGTCGATGTACGACTTCGCCAACTCGGGCTACACCACGGTCGTGCTGACGGCGGTCTACAACGCCTATTTCGTTGGCGTCGTCGCCGAGGGCAGCCCCTTTGCGACCCTGCTGTGGACCGTGCTGATCGCGCTCTCCAGCCTGATCGTGATGCTGACCATGCCCGCGCTCGGCGCCTATGCCGACGCCCATGCGGCCAAGAAGCGCCTGCTGGCGGTCAGCACCCTGGGCTGCGTGATCTCGACCATCGGCCTGGCGCTGGCCGGGCGCGGCGAGATCTGGCCGGCGGCGATCGCCGTCGTGCTGTCCAACACCTTCTACTCCTACGGCGAATCGCTGATCGCGGCCTTCCTGCCGGAGCTGGCTCGGCGCGACGCGCTGGGCCGCGTCTCCGGTTGGGGCTGGGCCTTCGGCTATTGCGGCGGCATGCTGTCGCTGGGCCTGTCGCTGGCCTATGTGCTGCAGGCGCAAGCGCAGGGCATCCCGGCGACCGAGTTCGTGCCGGTGACGATGCTGATCACGGCCGGCCTGTACGCGCTGGCCGCGCTGCCGACCTTTTTGCTGCTGCGTGAGCGCAGCAAGGCGCAGGCAGCGCCGCAGCGCCAGGCGGCCGAACGTGGCGGTGGCGGCCTGCGCCGGCTCTGGGCCTCCTGGCAGCGCGCCCAGGCCTATCCGGACTTCCTGCGCCTGCTGGCCTGCGGCACCAGCTACCAGGCGGGCATCGCGGTCGTGATCGCGCTGGCGGCGGTCTATGCCGAGCAGGCCCTGGGTTTCAAGCAGGCCCAGACCATGGCCCTGGTGTTCCTGGTCAATATCGCGTCGGCGCTGGGCGCCTTCGCCTTCGGCTATTTCGAGGATCGCGTCGGCCACCAGCGCGCGCTGGCCTACACCTTGCTCGGCTGGATCCTGATGGTGCTGCTGGCCTATCTGGCGACCACGCCGACCCTGTTCTGGATTGCCGCGGTGATCGCCGGCCTGTGCATGGGTTCCAGCCAGTCCTGCGGCCGCGCGCTGGCGGGCAGCTTCGCGCCGCCGACCCGCCTGGCCGAGTTCTTCGGTCTGTGGACCTTCGCGACCCGGCTGGCGGCCATCATCGGCCCGCTGACCTATGGCTTCGTGACCTGGGCCTCGGCCGGCAACCACCGCCTGGCCATCCTCAGCACCGGCGTGTTCTTCGTGCTGGGCTGGCTGATCCTGCGCGGCATCGACATGAAGCGCGGCATGGCGGCGGCCCAGGCCGCGGCCTGA
- the lon gene encoding endopeptidase La: MSGHPVLPAEPITLPLLPLRDVVVFPHMVIPLFVGRPKSIKALEAAMEAGRQIMLVAQKAAGKDEPKPDDMFEVGCVSSILQMLKLPDGTVKVLVEGLQRATTQSITDGEEHFTAEVLPIPPEADPKPEVEALRRAVTQQFDQYVKLNKKIPPEILTSIAGIDDAGRLADTIAAHLPLKLDAKQSVLDLSDVAKRLEKLLDLLEHEVDILQVEKRIRGRVKRQMEKSQREYYLNEQVKAIQKELGDGEEGADLEDLDKKIQAARMPKEARKKADSELKKLKLMSPMSAEATVVRNYIETLVNLPWSKKTKIKHDLANAENVLNEDHYGLDKVKERILEYLAVQQRVDKVKAPILCLVGPPGVGKTSLGQSVARATGRKFVRMALGGVRDEAEIRGHRRTYIGSMPGKVLQSLSKTGTRNPLFLLDEIDKLGMDFRGDPSSALLEVLDPEQNHTFADHYVEVDFDLSDVMFVATSNSLNIPPALLDRMEVIRLSGYTEDEKVNIAQRYLLPKQRKNNGVLDEEMEVTEAAIRGIIRYYTREAGVRSLEREISKICRKVVKGIQLKTYDGKVQITDENLNDFLGVRKYDFGRAEKKNQVGQVVGLAWTEVGGDLLTIEATAMPGKGNIIRTGSLGDVMKESVEAARTVVRSRARRLGIKDEVFEKRDMHIHLPDGATPKDGPSAGAAMTTAFVSTLTGIPVRADVAMTGEITLRGEVTAIGGLKEKLLAAHRGGIKTVMIPEENVKDLQDIPENVKNQLEIVPVKWIDRVLEVALESMPTPLPDEEPAVAAKADAPVTASATATH, encoded by the coding sequence ATGTCCGGTCATCCCGTTCTGCCTGCCGAACCCATCACCCTGCCGCTGCTGCCGCTGCGCGATGTGGTGGTGTTCCCGCACATGGTGATCCCGCTGTTCGTGGGACGCCCCAAGTCCATCAAGGCGCTGGAGGCGGCGATGGAAGCCGGCCGCCAGATCATGCTGGTGGCCCAGAAGGCCGCCGGCAAGGATGAGCCCAAGCCCGACGACATGTTCGAGGTGGGCTGCGTCTCCAGCATCCTGCAGATGCTGAAGCTGCCCGACGGCACCGTGAAGGTGCTGGTCGAAGGCCTGCAGCGCGCCACCACGCAGAGCATCACCGATGGCGAGGAGCATTTCACCGCCGAGGTGCTGCCGATCCCGCCCGAGGCCGATCCGAAGCCCGAGGTCGAGGCGCTGCGCCGCGCGGTGACCCAGCAGTTCGACCAGTACGTCAAGCTCAACAAGAAGATCCCGCCCGAGATCCTGACCTCGATCGCCGGGATCGACGATGCCGGCCGTCTGGCCGACACCATCGCCGCGCACCTGCCGCTCAAGCTCGACGCCAAGCAGTCGGTGCTGGACCTGTCCGACGTGGCCAAGCGGCTGGAGAAGCTGCTCGACCTGCTGGAGCATGAGGTCGACATCCTGCAGGTGGAAAAGCGCATCCGCGGGCGCGTCAAGCGCCAGATGGAGAAGAGCCAGCGCGAGTACTACCTGAACGAGCAGGTCAAGGCGATCCAGAAGGAACTCGGCGACGGCGAGGAGGGCGCGGACCTGGAGGATCTGGACAAGAAGATCCAGGCCGCCCGCATGCCCAAGGAAGCGCGCAAGAAGGCCGACAGCGAGCTGAAGAAGCTCAAGCTGATGTCGCCGATGTCCGCCGAAGCGACGGTGGTGCGCAACTACATCGAGACCCTGGTCAACCTGCCCTGGAGCAAGAAGACCAAGATCAAGCATGACCTGGCGAATGCCGAGAACGTGCTGAACGAGGACCACTACGGTCTGGACAAGGTCAAGGAACGCATCCTCGAGTACCTCGCGGTGCAGCAGCGCGTCGACAAGGTCAAGGCGCCGATCCTGTGCCTGGTCGGCCCTCCGGGCGTCGGCAAGACCTCGCTGGGCCAGAGCGTGGCGCGCGCCACCGGCCGCAAGTTCGTGCGCATGGCCCTGGGTGGCGTGCGCGACGAGGCCGAGATCCGTGGCCATCGCCGCACCTATATCGGCTCGATGCCGGGCAAGGTGCTGCAGAGCCTGTCCAAGACCGGCACGCGCAATCCGCTGTTCCTGCTCGACGAGATCGACAAGCTGGGCATGGACTTCCGCGGCGATCCGTCCTCGGCCCTGCTGGAGGTGCTGGACCCGGAGCAGAACCATACCTTCGCCGACCATTACGTTGAGGTCGATTTCGATCTCAGCGACGTGATGTTCGTCGCCACCTCGAACTCGCTGAACATCCCGCCGGCCCTGCTGGACCGGATGGAAGTGATCCGCTTGTCGGGCTATACCGAGGACGAGAAGGTCAACATCGCGCAGCGCTACCTGCTGCCCAAGCAGCGCAAGAACAACGGCGTGCTGGACGAGGAGATGGAGGTCACCGAGGCCGCCATCCGCGGCATCATCCGCTACTACACGCGGGAAGCCGGCGTGCGTTCGCTGGAGCGCGAGATCTCGAAGATCTGCCGCAAGGTGGTCAAGGGCATCCAGCTCAAGACCTACGACGGCAAGGTGCAGATCACCGACGAGAACCTGAACGACTTCCTGGGCGTGCGCAAGTACGACTTCGGCCGCGCCGAGAAGAAGAACCAGGTCGGCCAGGTGGTCGGGCTGGCCTGGACCGAGGTGGGCGGCGATCTGCTGACCATCGAGGCGACGGCCATGCCGGGCAAGGGCAACATCATCCGCACCGGCTCGCTGGGCGACGTGATGAAGGAATCGGTCGAGGCGGCCCGCACCGTGGTGCGCTCGCGCGCCCGCCGCCTGGGCATCAAGGACGAGGTGTTCGAGAAGCGCGACATGCACATCCACCTGCCGGATGGTGCGACGCCGAAGGATGGTCCGAGCGCGGGTGCCGCGATGACGACGGCCTTCGTGTCGACCCTGACCGGCATCCCGGTGCGTGCCGATGTGGCGATGACCGGCGAGATCACCCTGCGCGGCGAGGTGACGGCGATCGGCGGCCTGAAGGAGAAGCTGCTGGCGGCGCACCGCGGCGGCATCAAGACCGTGATGATCCCGGAAGAGAACGTCAAGGACCTGCAGGACATCCCCGAGAACGTCAAGAACCAGCTCGAGATCGTGCCGGTCAAGTGGATCGACCGCGTGCTGGAAGTGGCGCTGGAGTCCATGCCGACCCCTCTGCCCGATGAAGAGCCGGCCGTGGCGGCCAAGGCCGATGCACCGGTGACGGCCTCGGCCACCGCGACGCATTGA